The Ovis aries strain OAR_USU_Benz2616 breed Rambouillet chromosome 6, ARS-UI_Ramb_v3.0, whole genome shotgun sequence genome includes a window with the following:
- the LOC101114018 gene encoding elongation factor 1-alpha 1, with translation MGKEKTHINIVVIGHVNSGKSTTTGHLIYKCGGINKRTIEKFKKEAAETGKGSFKYAWVLDKLKAERERGITIDISLWKFETSKYYVTIIGAPGHRDFIKNMITGTSQADCAVLIVAAGVGEFEAGISKNGQTREHTLLAHTLGVKQLIVGVNIMDSTEPPYSQKRYEGIVKEVSTYIKKIGYNPDTVAFVPISGWNGDNMLEPSANISWFKGWKVTLKDGNASGTTLLEALDCILPPTRPTDKPLRLPLQDVYKIGGIGTVPVGRVETGVLKPGMVVTFAPVNVTTEVKSVEMHHEALSEALPGDNVGFNVKNVSVKDVRRGNVAGDSKNDPPMEAAGFTAQVIISNHPGQISAGYAPVLDCHTAHIACKFAELKEKIDCRSGKKLEDGPKFLKSGDAAIVDMVPGKPMCVESFSDYPPLGRFAVRDMRQTVAVGVIKAVDKKAAGAGKVTKSAQKAQKAK, from the coding sequence atgggaaaggagaagaCCCACATAAACATCGTTGTCATTGGGCACGTAAATTCAGGGAAGTCTACCACGACTGGCCATCTGATCTACAAATGTGGCGGGATCAACAAGAGAACAATTGAAAAGTTCAAGAAGGAGGCTGCCGAGACGGGAAAGGGCTCCTTCAAATATGCCTGGGTCTTGGACAAACTGAAAGCTGAACGTGAGCGTGGTATTACCATTGATATCTCCCTGTGGAAATTTGAGACCAGCAAGTACTATGTTACCATCATTGGTGCCCCAGGACACAGAGACTTCATCAAAAACATGATTACAGGCACATCCCAGGCTGACTGTGCTGTCCTGATTGTTGCTGCTGGTGTTGGTGAATTTGAAGCCGGTATCTCCAAGAACGGGCAGACCCGTGAGCATACCCTTCTGGCTCACACCCTGGGTGTGAAACAACTAATTGTTGGCGTTAACATAATGGATTCTACTGAGCCACCCTATAGCCAGAAGAGATACGAGGGAATTGTTAAGGAAGTCAGCACCTACATTAAGAAAATTGGCTACAACCCCGACACAGTAGCATTTGTGCCAATTTCTGGCTGGAATGGTGACAATATGCTGGAGCCAAGTGCTAACATTTCATGGTTCAAGGGATGGAAAGTCACCCTTAAGGACGGCAATGCCAGTGGAACCACCCTGCTTGAAGCTCTGGATTGCATCTTGCCACCAACTCGCCCAACTGACAAACCCTTGCGTTTGCCTCTCCAGGATGTCTATAAAATTGGTGGTATTGGTACTGTCCCTGTGGGTCGTGTGGAGACTGGTGTTCTCAAACCTGGCATGGTGGTCACCTTTGCTCCAGTCAATGTAACAACTGAAGTGAAGTCTGTAGAAATGCACCATGAAGCATTGAGTGAAGCCCTTCCTGGGGACAATGTGGGCTTCAATGTCAAGAATGTGTCTGTCAAAGATGTCCGTCGTGGCAATGTGGCTGGTGACAGCAAAAATGATCCACCCATGGAAGCTGCTGGCTTCACAGCTCAGGTGATTATTTCGAACCATCCAGGCCAAATCAGTGCTGGATATGCACCTGTGCTGGATTGTCACACAGCTCACATTGCTTGCAAGTTTGCTGAGCTGAAGGAGAAGATTGATTGTCGTTCTGGGAAAAAGCTGGAAGATGGCCCTAAATTCTTGAAATCTGGTGATGCTGCCATCGTTGATATGGTTCCTGGCAAGCCTATGTGTGTCGAGAGCTTCTCTGATTATCCTCCCCTGGGCCGTTTTGCTGTGCGTGACATGAGACAGACAGTCGCTGTGGGTGTCATCAAAGCAGTGGACAAGAAGGCAGCTGGAGCTGGCAAGGTCACCAAGTCTGCCCAGAAAGCTCAGAAGGCTAAATGA